A section of the Neorhizobium galegae bv. orientalis str. HAMBI 540 genome encodes:
- a CDS encoding YjgN family protein, with translation MAIAETAPRAAAGQSFERASFTGSASEYFGIWIVNVLLTIVTLGIYSAWAKVRRMRYFYGNTVILDRAFEYHATGKQIFIGRLIVIAFLIVINIGTAIFPPIGILTPIVILVALPWLIKRSLRFNARVTSYRNVRFDFVGTAGGAFVAILLGSFVAFISFGILAPLASRWTWRYLFNNLRYGDRPFSSDPQLGRLYGVWILPALIVFLGSIVFGFIAFVVIVGAATVMRESAELTSTQMTVLSIAGLYAGVFIYFILYGVAGLFYRAGVRNVAWSAAQLDGRHQLVSDISRLRYAWIAISNVIVTVLTLGLMRPWAAVRMARYVNEHSGIRINGDPGEILSSIEATGAAISAEYMDMEGFDFGF, from the coding sequence ATGGCAATAGCAGAGACGGCGCCTCGGGCGGCGGCGGGGCAGTCTTTTGAGCGCGCATCGTTCACCGGCAGCGCCAGCGAATATTTCGGTATCTGGATCGTCAACGTTCTGCTGACGATCGTCACCCTCGGCATCTATTCGGCCTGGGCCAAGGTGCGGCGCATGCGATACTTCTACGGCAATACGGTCATTCTCGACCGCGCCTTCGAATATCACGCGACCGGCAAGCAGATCTTCATCGGCCGGCTGATCGTCATCGCGTTCCTGATCGTGATCAACATCGGCACGGCGATTTTTCCGCCGATCGGCATCCTTACTCCGATCGTGATCCTGGTTGCTCTGCCGTGGCTCATCAAGCGCAGCCTGCGTTTCAACGCCCGGGTGACGAGCTACCGCAACGTGCGTTTCGATTTCGTCGGCACCGCGGGCGGCGCTTTCGTTGCGATCCTGCTCGGCAGTTTTGTCGCCTTCATTTCTTTCGGCATCCTGGCGCCGCTTGCTAGCCGCTGGACCTGGCGATACCTCTTCAACAACCTGCGGTACGGCGATCGGCCGTTTTCCAGCGATCCGCAGCTCGGCCGGCTTTATGGCGTCTGGATCCTGCCGGCATTGATCGTGTTCCTGGGTAGCATCGTCTTCGGTTTCATTGCCTTCGTCGTGATCGTCGGTGCTGCGACCGTCATGCGCGAGAGCGCCGAATTGACGAGCACGCAGATGACCGTGCTGAGCATCGCAGGTCTCTATGCCGGGGTCTTCATCTATTTCATCCTCTATGGTGTTGCTGGTCTCTTCTATCGGGCGGGTGTGCGCAACGTCGCCTGGTCGGCGGCGCAGCTTGACGGTCGCCATCAGCTGGTCAGCGATATCTCCCGGCTGCGTTATGCCTGGATCGCAATCAGCAACGTGATCGTCACCGTGCTGACGCTCGGACTGATGCGCCCCTGGGCGGCGGTCCGGATGGCGCGGTATGTGAACGAGCATTCCGGTATCCGAATCAACGGCGATCCGGGCGAGATCCTCTCCTCGATCGAGGCGACCGGTGCGGCGATCAGTGCCGAATACATGGATATGGAAGGTTTCGACTTTGGCTTCTGA
- a CDS encoding M48 family metallopeptidase, whose protein sequence is MASEGMGIARGEWHPANSSRAIPAVLREDGSLLVAAEEGRALASAVPERVEVSSRVGSIPRRVSFPDGSVFETRDNEGIDTYLRAKRGHRSGLIHRLERFHPRLIVMTIAVILLAASIYRYAVPVLVEVAVLVTPPFVPELIGSGTLASLDRTILKPSELPEGERQAISEGFAKLAEHSKGGQRAYQIYFRDGGVIGPNAFALPDGSLILTDDLVKLANGDREMILGVLGHEIAHVEGEHSLRQLYRAAGVAALVMLIAGDVGSGVEDILTQGGALLALSYSRAAEAEADRRSVELMRAAGYDPAALARFFVVLKDKLGDHSDASILSSHPGTPQRQQDIRNYAAELEGRPQAR, encoded by the coding sequence TTGGCTTCTGAAGGCATGGGGATCGCGAGGGGCGAATGGCATCCGGCCAATTCCAGCCGCGCAATCCCGGCCGTTCTGCGCGAGGATGGCAGTCTCCTCGTCGCAGCGGAAGAGGGGCGGGCCCTCGCCTCTGCCGTGCCGGAGCGGGTCGAAGTCAGTTCGCGGGTCGGCTCTATTCCGCGGCGAGTGAGTTTCCCGGACGGTTCCGTGTTCGAAACCCGCGACAACGAGGGCATCGACACCTATCTCCGCGCCAAGCGAGGCCATCGCAGCGGCCTGATCCACCGGCTGGAGCGGTTCCATCCGCGGCTGATCGTCATGACGATCGCAGTCATCCTGCTTGCGGCCTCGATCTATCGGTATGCGGTACCCGTGCTGGTGGAGGTTGCCGTCCTGGTAACGCCGCCGTTCGTGCCGGAACTGATCGGCTCCGGCACGCTCGCCTCGCTCGATCGGACGATCCTGAAACCCTCCGAGTTGCCGGAAGGCGAACGACAGGCGATCTCCGAGGGCTTCGCGAAACTCGCCGAACATTCGAAGGGCGGGCAGCGAGCCTATCAGATTTATTTCCGGGATGGCGGCGTGATTGGCCCAAATGCCTTCGCACTTCCGGACGGCAGCCTGATCCTCACCGACGATCTGGTGAAGCTCGCCAACGGCGACAGGGAAATGATCCTCGGCGTGCTCGGTCACGAGATCGCCCATGTCGAGGGTGAGCACAGTCTGCGGCAGCTCTATCGCGCCGCAGGCGTCGCCGCGCTGGTCATGCTGATTGCCGGCGATGTCGGCTCGGGCGTCGAGGATATCCTCACGCAGGGCGGCGCACTGCTGGCATTGTCCTATTCGCGGGCCGCTGAAGCGGAGGCAGACCGCCGTTCTGTCGAGCTGATGCGGGCTGCCGGTTACGATCCCGCCGCGCTTGCCCGCTTCTTCGTGGTCCTCAAAGACAAGCTCGGAGACCATAGCGACGCGAGCATCCTGTCGAGCCATCCGGGCACCCCGCAGCGTCAGCAGGACATCCGCAATTATGCCGCCGAGCTTGAAGGTCGGCCTCAGGCAAGGTAG
- the rirA gene encoding iron-responsive transcriptional regulator RirA, translating into MRLTKQTNYAVRMLMYCAANEGHLSRIPEIARAYGVSELFLFKILQPLTKAGLVETVRGRNGGVRLGRAADRITLFDVIKVTEDSFAMAECFEEGVAECPLVDSCGLNAALRKALNAFFDVLAEYTIDDLVKARPQINFLLGIDMLHLPKAIPKVVAPAA; encoded by the coding sequence ATGCGCTTGACCAAACAGACGAATTACGCAGTACGGATGCTGATGTATTGTGCCGCCAACGAAGGCCACCTGAGCCGCATTCCCGAGATTGCCAGGGCCTATGGCGTTTCCGAACTCTTCCTCTTCAAGATCCTCCAGCCCCTCACGAAGGCCGGTCTGGTGGAAACCGTGCGTGGTCGCAACGGTGGCGTAAGGCTTGGCCGAGCTGCTGACCGCATCACTCTGTTCGATGTCATCAAGGTCACCGAAGATAGTTTCGCCATGGCGGAATGCTTCGAAGAGGGAGTTGCGGAATGCCCGCTTGTTGACAGCTGCGGCCTGAACGCTGCGCTTCGCAAGGCGCTCAACGCTTTCTTCGATGTGCTCGCCGAATACACGATCGACGACCTCGTTAAGGCGCGCCCGCAGATCAATTTCCTGCTGGGCATCGATATGCTGCATCTGCCAAAGGCCATCCCGAAGGTCGTCGCGCCGGCCGCCTGA
- a CDS encoding AbrB family transcriptional regulator, translating into MPLSELRVFALTALIGTAGALIAILIAFPAPYLIGPAIAITIAGLAGLNLAVPAQVRNVCFIIVGVSMGATVTPEVIVAARTWPLSFVMVLVAVVILLYVSSWVLQRFFHYDRITALLASSPGHLSYVLSLAAETRCDLRAVSVGQSVRVLALTITVPLIVEIFDLVGTDPVLVPLAMSAPVLIAMLIVSALFGLLFIRWNFPAALLLGGVVVSIATHVTGFINGGVPNWLLVPTYVILGSVIGTRFCGVSIRELRTAFVAGGVVTVVVIVLAAAIAGSVSYLTGVPLDAALIAFAPGGLETMSAMAVMLHADPTYVGAHHVLRLMFLSVLMPVVLGKGARQR; encoded by the coding sequence ATGCCCCTTTCGGAATTGCGCGTATTCGCGCTGACTGCGCTGATCGGCACTGCCGGTGCGCTGATCGCAATTCTCATTGCTTTTCCAGCCCCTTACCTCATCGGCCCGGCAATCGCGATCACCATTGCGGGACTTGCGGGGCTGAACCTGGCGGTGCCGGCGCAGGTCCGCAACGTCTGTTTCATCATCGTCGGCGTGTCGATGGGGGCGACTGTCACGCCGGAGGTGATCGTCGCGGCGCGCACCTGGCCTTTGAGTTTCGTCATGGTGCTCGTGGCGGTCGTCATCCTGCTCTATGTGAGTTCGTGGGTGCTGCAGCGGTTCTTCCACTATGACCGGATCACCGCGCTGCTCGCCTCCTCCCCCGGCCATCTGAGCTATGTGCTGAGCCTCGCCGCCGAAACCCGCTGCGACCTGCGCGCCGTCAGCGTCGGCCAGAGCGTGCGCGTGCTGGCGCTGACGATTACGGTCCCGCTGATCGTGGAAATCTTCGATCTTGTCGGCACCGACCCGGTTCTGGTGCCTTTGGCGATGAGCGCGCCTGTTCTCATCGCCATGCTTATCGTCTCGGCGCTGTTCGGCTTGCTGTTCATACGCTGGAATTTTCCGGCAGCGCTGCTGCTCGGCGGCGTCGTGGTATCGATCGCCACGCATGTGACCGGGTTCATCAACGGCGGAGTTCCGAACTGGCTGCTGGTTCCGACCTATGTCATACTCGGTTCGGTCATCGGCACGCGTTTCTGCGGCGTGTCGATCCGCGAATTGCGCACCGCCTTCGTGGCTGGCGGCGTCGTGACCGTGGTCGTCATCGTGCTGGCAGCGGCGATTGCCGGCAGTGTTTCCTATCTGACCGGCGTACCGCTCGACGCGGCATTGATCGCCTTCGCGCCGGGCGGGCTGGAAACCATGTCGGCGATGGCGGTGATGCTGCACGCCGACCCCACCTATGTCGGCGCTCATCACGTGCTTCGGCTGATGTTCCTGTCGGTGCTGATGCCGGTCGTGCTCGGCAAGGGCGCGCGGCAGCGTTGA
- a CDS encoding TadE/TadG family type IV pilus assembly protein → MRRLIDNIALRLYHILRDTGGNFAIATALAMPLLVTTAGGAIDFAQASFERGRLQGALDAALLSAVAKPDIASQRREALRFLTDTVPEDTDLDTALIVAGNADGSLTGTYAQGVPTNFLGLLGIHTIDVKVQSTAIANRNPKPSGACIYVLGNTTQAVLINSGANVHSEKCGVEVSSTQNPAFIMNSGATIDTPSFCVAGTQYIKNGGTLSNLKPGCKVSGDPYAVGIAEPTVSSTCTTSGTKDGAVQDMAPGVHCATTFNGSPKITFKPGLHIIKGRMIINSGSTVVAEGVTFYFPDTDSEIRANGALSFTASAPTSGTYKGILMFEKTSDVANNGRKQQYIFNGSNGETLKGVIHLPNRDVVYNSTTNQSNLITLVVNTMIMNSANWQIEPYTGADSGTGSEITSVRLVN, encoded by the coding sequence ATGCGGCGACTCATCGACAATATTGCGTTACGCCTTTATCATATCCTACGCGATACAGGCGGCAATTTTGCGATAGCCACTGCCCTGGCGATGCCGCTCCTCGTCACGACCGCCGGTGGCGCGATCGATTTTGCCCAGGCCTCATTCGAACGCGGCCGCCTGCAGGGTGCCCTCGATGCGGCCTTGCTCAGCGCTGTTGCGAAACCCGATATTGCAAGTCAGCGCCGGGAAGCGCTGCGCTTTCTGACCGATACGGTACCGGAAGACACCGACCTCGACACCGCACTCATCGTCGCCGGAAATGCCGATGGCAGCCTGACGGGCACCTATGCCCAAGGCGTGCCGACGAATTTCCTTGGTCTGCTCGGCATCCACACCATCGACGTCAAGGTCCAATCCACCGCGATCGCGAACAGGAACCCGAAACCTTCCGGCGCGTGCATCTACGTGCTCGGCAACACGACGCAGGCCGTCCTGATCAATTCGGGCGCCAACGTGCATTCGGAGAAATGCGGCGTGGAGGTCAGTTCGACCCAAAACCCGGCCTTCATCATGAACAGCGGCGCGACGATCGATACGCCCAGCTTCTGCGTCGCCGGCACCCAATACATCAAGAACGGCGGGACGCTCAGCAACCTGAAACCCGGCTGCAAGGTATCTGGCGATCCCTATGCCGTCGGCATCGCCGAGCCGACCGTCTCCTCGACCTGCACCACCAGCGGCACAAAGGACGGAGCGGTGCAGGACATGGCCCCAGGCGTCCATTGCGCAACGACCTTCAACGGATCGCCGAAGATCACGTTCAAACCCGGCCTTCATATCATCAAGGGCCGGATGATCATCAATTCCGGTTCGACGGTCGTCGCGGAAGGCGTAACCTTCTATTTCCCCGATACCGACAGCGAAATCCGCGCCAATGGCGCCTTGAGCTTCACCGCATCGGCGCCGACCAGCGGCACCTACAAGGGCATCCTGATGTTCGAAAAGACCAGCGATGTCGCCAACAACGGCCGCAAGCAACAGTACATCTTCAACGGCTCCAACGGCGAGACGCTTAAGGGAGTCATCCATCTTCCGAACCGGGACGTCGTCTACAATTCGACCACCAATCAGTCGAACCTCATTACACTGGTGGTCAATACGATGATCATGAACTCCGCGAACTGGCAGATCGAACCCTATACGGGGGCTGATAGCGGGACAGGTTCCGAAATTACATCGGTGCGCCTCGTCAACTGA
- a CDS encoding gluconokinase — protein sequence MPPIEPSSPLAIVIMGVSGSGKTSVGEHLAARLGCAFVEGDRLHPEANVAKMAKGIPLTDDDRWPWLDLVGNELATARGRGQSVVVSCSALKQTYRDRLRREAGGTLYFVFLTGDPKVLEQRMGARTGHFMPTSLLQSQLGTLESPEHEAGVITVDIDASVDTIVSKAFDGITRLI from the coding sequence ATGCCCCCGATCGAACCCTCGTCTCCTCTCGCAATCGTCATCATGGGTGTCAGCGGATCGGGGAAGACATCGGTGGGCGAACATCTCGCCGCGCGTCTCGGCTGCGCGTTCGTGGAGGGTGATCGCCTGCATCCGGAGGCGAATGTCGCCAAGATGGCGAAGGGCATTCCGCTGACCGACGACGACCGCTGGCCCTGGCTCGATCTCGTCGGCAACGAACTGGCCACGGCAAGGGGGCGCGGCCAAAGCGTGGTCGTCTCGTGTTCGGCGCTCAAACAAACCTATCGAGATCGTTTGCGGCGGGAGGCCGGCGGCACGCTCTATTTCGTCTTTCTCACGGGCGACCCCAAGGTTCTTGAACAACGGATGGGCGCGCGTACCGGCCATTTCATGCCGACATCACTGCTTCAGAGCCAGCTTGGAACCCTTGAAAGCCCTGAGCATGAGGCCGGGGTGATAACGGTCGACATCGATGCAAGTGTCGATACCATCGTCAGCAAGGCTTTCGATGGTATTACCAGGCTCATTTGA
- a CDS encoding TetR/AcrR family transcriptional regulator gives MPDSTQGPGRGSLRRVPKQERSRERIDEILKVSMQLIGQKGIDAVTMKEIAALSGGPIASVYQYFPNKSAIIATLYERYVEEVRSFVAEQIGKIATAEDALQAPAALFDLYYYNMRERPSLQDLLNAIQADKALADLDIAETRFQADVFYKATEPFVEEPLRENYARALLVMFHLSGATMRLALMVPEDEAAAAVAQFKSIIRAQATYYFTGSFPDSL, from the coding sequence ATGCCAGATTCGACGCAAGGACCCGGGCGGGGTTCCCTTCGCCGGGTGCCGAAACAGGAGCGGAGCCGCGAGCGCATCGATGAGATCCTGAAAGTGTCGATGCAGCTGATCGGCCAGAAGGGCATAGACGCAGTGACCATGAAGGAGATAGCCGCCCTTTCCGGCGGGCCTATCGCATCGGTCTATCAGTATTTCCCGAACAAGTCCGCCATCATCGCAACGCTCTACGAGCGTTACGTCGAAGAGGTTCGTTCTTTTGTCGCAGAGCAGATCGGAAAGATCGCCACGGCCGAAGACGCTTTGCAGGCACCGGCCGCACTTTTCGATTTATACTACTATAACATGCGGGAAAGGCCGTCGCTCCAGGATCTCCTGAATGCCATCCAGGCGGACAAAGCGCTTGCTGATCTGGATATTGCCGAGACCCGCTTTCAGGCTGATGTATTCTACAAGGCCACCGAGCCTTTCGTGGAAGAACCGCTTCGCGAAAACTATGCACGGGCGCTTCTGGTGATGTTTCATCTGTCGGGCGCTACCATGCGGCTTGCCCTCATGGTTCCCGAAGACGAAGCCGCTGCGGCCGTGGCGCAGTTCAAGTCGATCATTCGCGCCCAGGCGACCTATTATTTCACCGGCAGCTTCCCGGATTCTCTCTGA
- a CDS encoding NAD(P)/FAD-dependent oxidoreductase, with amino-acid sequence MISEDRGKTSDNPRHTNSWYAASAKDKRVRPALDGAIEADVCVVGAGFTGISAALELAERGYSVVVLEAERIGFGASGRNGGQIVNGCSRDLETIAGRYGRDKAVKLGAMSLEGGEIIRSRVAKYGIDCDLVHGGFFAAFTDKQIREMAHHKADWERYGHGGLEMVSKAEVGRYVKTDRYAGGMIDRLGGHIHPLNLVLGEAAAFESLGGRVFEASRVTGLDTGEKPVTRTERGSVKASYVLVCGNAYLSPQFPEISGRMMPVSSQVMATEPLDAALIESLLPANYCVEDANYILDYYRRTADNRLLYGGGIGYGGHDPSDLTGVIRPNMLKTFPQLKDVKIDYAWSGNFALTLTRIPHMGRLSDKVYFSHGDSGHGVTTTHLLGKILGEAVAGHAERFDIWSSLPNLPFPGGQTFRVPLTVLGAWWYGLRDRLGI; translated from the coding sequence ATGATCAGCGAAGATCGGGGCAAGACAAGCGACAATCCCCGCCACACGAATTCCTGGTACGCGGCTTCGGCAAAGGACAAGCGTGTCCGCCCTGCCCTTGACGGGGCGATAGAAGCGGATGTCTGCGTCGTCGGCGCCGGCTTCACAGGGATTTCCGCGGCGCTGGAACTTGCGGAGCGCGGATATTCCGTCGTGGTGCTGGAGGCGGAGCGCATCGGCTTCGGCGCGTCCGGCCGCAATGGCGGCCAGATCGTCAACGGCTGCAGCCGTGATCTTGAAACCATTGCCGGCCGTTATGGCCGCGACAAGGCGGTAAAGCTCGGCGCGATGTCGCTCGAAGGCGGCGAGATCATCCGCAGCCGGGTGGCGAAATACGGGATTGACTGTGATCTGGTGCATGGCGGCTTCTTCGCGGCCTTCACGGACAAGCAGATCCGCGAGATGGCGCATCACAAGGCCGATTGGGAGAGATATGGCCACGGCGGACTGGAGATGGTCTCGAAGGCCGAGGTCGGACGGTATGTAAAGACCGACCGGTATGCCGGCGGCATGATCGACAGGCTCGGCGGCCACATCCACCCTCTCAATCTCGTGCTCGGGGAAGCAGCGGCGTTCGAAAGCCTTGGCGGGCGCGTCTTCGAAGCCTCGCGCGTGACCGGCTTAGACACTGGCGAAAAACCGGTGACGCGAACCGAGAGGGGTTCGGTAAAGGCCTCGTATGTGCTGGTCTGCGGTAATGCTTATCTTTCCCCGCAGTTTCCAGAGATCAGCGGCCGGATGATGCCGGTTTCCAGCCAGGTGATGGCGACGGAACCGCTCGACGCCGCGCTGATCGAAAGCCTGCTGCCGGCCAATTACTGCGTCGAGGATGCCAACTATATTCTCGACTACTACAGGCGCACCGCGGACAATCGGCTACTCTATGGCGGCGGCATCGGATATGGCGGCCACGACCCGAGCGACCTCACGGGGGTCATCCGCCCCAACATGCTGAAGACGTTTCCGCAGCTGAAGGATGTAAAAATCGACTATGCATGGAGCGGCAATTTCGCGCTCACCCTCACACGTATCCCGCATATGGGGAGACTGTCGGACAAGGTCTATTTCTCGCACGGCGACAGTGGCCACGGGGTGACCACCACGCACCTGCTCGGCAAGATCCTGGGCGAGGCAGTCGCCGGCCATGCGGAACGCTTCGACATCTGGTCATCGCTACCCAACCTGCCCTTTCCGGGTGGGCAGACGTTCCGGGTGCCGCTCACGGTGCTCGGTGCCTGGTGGTATGGCTTGCGTGACCGGCTGGGCATCTGA
- a CDS encoding NAD(P)/FAD-dependent oxidoreductase, with the protein MTADAIVLGAGIIGVSTALQLARRGKSVVLVDRKEPGMETSYGNAGLIQREGVVPYGFPQQFGLILRYALNNRIDAHFHWKAIPSVTSFLAKYWWHSNLTRHQLIARAYAPLIEHSIATHNELIEEAGAQDLIAKNGWTEVFRTRAKHDGEIGEAERLRKEYGVAFKELSPADIAAQEPNLSTDFVGGLRWEDPWSVKDPLALTRAYVKLFESLGGRVLKGDAKSLSQTKTGWRIVAGDGTVEAKDVVVALGPWSDTVTKPLGYNFLVGVKRGYHMHYSAKGNAKLNGWTMDAERGYFLAPMNQGIRLTTGAEFARRDAPKTPVQLERAEAVARSIFPLAERLDQEPWMGARPCTPDMMPVIGKAPRHDGLWFAFGHAHHGLTLGPVTGQVIAEAITGQKTLIDISAYRPERFNA; encoded by the coding sequence ATGACAGCAGATGCGATCGTGCTGGGAGCCGGCATCATCGGCGTTTCGACGGCATTGCAGCTCGCCCGGCGCGGCAAATCGGTGGTACTCGTCGACCGGAAAGAACCCGGGATGGAGACCTCCTACGGCAATGCCGGCCTGATCCAGCGCGAGGGTGTCGTGCCCTACGGTTTTCCTCAGCAGTTCGGACTGATCCTGCGTTATGCGCTCAACAACCGCATCGACGCGCATTTTCACTGGAAAGCCATTCCCTCGGTCACCTCGTTCCTGGCGAAATACTGGTGGCATTCGAACCTGACCCGCCACCAGCTGATCGCCCGCGCCTACGCGCCGCTGATCGAGCACTCGATCGCGACCCATAACGAGCTGATCGAGGAAGCCGGAGCCCAGGATCTGATCGCCAAGAACGGCTGGACGGAGGTGTTCCGCACCCGCGCCAAGCATGACGGCGAGATCGGCGAGGCCGAGCGGCTCCGCAAGGAATACGGCGTCGCCTTCAAGGAACTTTCGCCTGCCGATATCGCCGCGCAGGAACCCAATCTTTCCACCGATTTCGTCGGCGGCCTGCGCTGGGAAGATCCCTGGTCGGTCAAGGACCCGCTGGCGCTGACGCGAGCCTATGTAAAACTGTTCGAAAGCCTCGGCGGCCGCGTGCTGAAGGGTGATGCCAAGAGCCTGTCGCAGACCAAGACCGGCTGGAGGATCGTCGCGGGCGACGGCACGGTGGAAGCCAAGGATGTGGTGGTGGCGCTTGGGCCCTGGTCCGACACGGTCACAAAGCCGCTCGGCTACAATTTCCTGGTCGGCGTCAAGCGCGGCTACCACATGCACTATTCGGCAAAGGGCAATGCCAAGCTCAACGGCTGGACCATGGATGCGGAGCGCGGCTATTTCCTGGCCCCGATGAACCAGGGCATCCGCCTGACGACGGGCGCGGAATTCGCCCGCCGCGATGCGCCGAAGACGCCTGTTCAGCTGGAACGCGCCGAAGCCGTGGCACGCAGTATCTTCCCGCTCGCTGAGCGGCTCGACCAAGAGCCGTGGATGGGCGCCCGCCCCTGCACGCCGGACATGATGCCCGTCATCGGCAAGGCGCCCCGGCACGACGGCCTGTGGTTCGCGTTCGGTCATGCACATCACGGCCTGACGCTGGGTCCGGTGACCGGCCAGGTGATTGCCGAGGCGATCACGGGGCAGAAGACATTGATCGACATCTCGGCTTATCGTCCGGAGCGCTTCAACGCCTAG
- a CDS encoding K(+)-transporting ATPase subunit F, whose amino-acid sequence MILDYVLSGAVTVFLTVYLTYALIRPERF is encoded by the coding sequence ATGATCCTCGATTATGTCCTGAGCGGTGCCGTGACCGTGTTCCTCACCGTCTACCTCACCTACGCTCTCATTCGCCCCGAACGCTTCTGA
- the kdpA gene encoding potassium-transporting ATPase subunit KdpA: protein MTLNGWLQILLFCGIIIALVKPLGGYMTRVFSGERTFLSPVLVPIERGLYAMAGTSEREDQHWTSYAFSLLMFNLFGVIVLYAMMRLQAGLPYNPAGMSAVPPELSFNTAVSFVSNTNWQNYGGESTMSYLTQMVGLNVQNFLSAATGMAIAVGLIRAFSRASGPGARKTIGNFWVDMTRATLYILLPICIVLTLVYVYLGVPQTLGPYVEATTLEGAKQTIALGPVASQLAIKMLGTNGGGFFNANSAHPFENPDNISNMIQMLSIFAIGAAFTNVFGRMVGNQRQGWAILASMGILFIAGVGITYWAEAAGNPLMHAFGLEGGNMEGKEVRFGVAMSSLFAVITTAASCGAVNAMHGSFTALGGLIPLINMQLGEVIVGGVGAGFYGIILFIIVAVFVAGLMVGRTPEYLGKKIEAKEMKMAVLAILCLPLAMLVFTAIATVLPSAVASIGTAGPHGFSEILYAYTSAAANNGSAFGGLTGNTPWYNVTLGIGMLMGRFLVIIPALAIAGSLVAKKTVPASAGTFPTDGPLFVGLLVGTILIVGGLTFMPALALGPVVEHLVMIAGQTF from the coding sequence ATGACCCTCAACGGATGGCTTCAGATCCTGCTTTTTTGCGGGATCATCATCGCGCTCGTCAAACCGCTCGGCGGTTACATGACGCGTGTCTTTTCAGGCGAGCGCACTTTCCTGTCACCCGTCCTCGTTCCGATCGAACGGGGACTTTATGCCATGGCCGGCACCAGCGAACGCGAAGACCAGCATTGGACCTCCTATGCCTTCTCGCTGCTGATGTTCAACCTGTTCGGCGTCATCGTGCTCTATGCGATGATGCGCCTGCAGGCCGGCTTGCCTTATAATCCGGCCGGCATGAGCGCCGTTCCGCCCGAGCTTTCCTTCAACACCGCCGTCAGTTTCGTCAGCAATACCAACTGGCAGAACTATGGCGGCGAAAGCACCATGTCGTATCTCACCCAGATGGTCGGCCTCAACGTGCAGAACTTCCTGTCCGCCGCGACCGGCATGGCGATCGCCGTCGGCCTGATCCGCGCCTTTTCACGAGCCTCCGGTCCAGGGGCTAGGAAAACGATCGGCAATTTCTGGGTCGATATGACCCGCGCGACGCTCTATATCCTGCTGCCGATCTGCATCGTGCTGACGCTGGTCTACGTCTATCTCGGCGTGCCGCAGACGCTCGGGCCCTATGTCGAAGCGACGACGCTGGAAGGCGCCAAGCAGACAATCGCGCTCGGCCCGGTCGCCTCGCAGCTTGCCATCAAGATGCTCGGCACCAATGGCGGCGGTTTCTTCAACGCCAACTCGGCCCACCCGTTCGAGAACCCCGACAACATCTCCAACATGATCCAGATGCTGTCGATCTTCGCGATCGGTGCTGCCTTCACCAACGTCTTCGGCCGCATGGTCGGCAACCAGCGTCAGGGCTGGGCGATCCTCGCATCGATGGGCATCCTGTTCATCGCCGGCGTTGGCATCACCTACTGGGCAGAAGCTGCCGGTAATCCGCTGATGCATGCCTTCGGTCTTGAAGGTGGCAACATGGAAGGCAAGGAAGTCCGCTTCGGCGTCGCCATGTCCTCGCTGTTTGCGGTCATCACCACTGCGGCTTCCTGCGGCGCGGTCAATGCCATGCACGGCTCGTTCACGGCACTCGGCGGCCTGATCCCGCTCATCAACATGCAGCTCGGCGAAGTCATCGTCGGCGGCGTCGGCGCGGGTTTCTACGGCATTATCCTCTTCATCATCGTCGCCGTCTTCGTGGCAGGCCTCATGGTCGGCCGTACGCCGGAATATCTCGGCAAGAAGATCGAGGCGAAGGAAATGAAGATGGCCGTGCTTGCCATCCTCTGCCTGCCGCTTGCCATGCTGGTGTTCACCGCGATCGCCACGGTGCTGCCGTCCGCAGTCGCCTCGATCGGCACCGCTGGCCCGCACGGCTTCTCCGAAATCCTCTACGCCTATACGTCGGCTGCGGCCAACAACGGCTCGGCTTTCGGCGGGCTGACGGGCAACACGCCCTGGTACAACGTGACGCTCGGCATCGGCATGCTGATGGGCCGCTTCCTGGTCATCATCCCGGCACTTGCTATCGCAGGCTCGCTGGTCGCCAAGAAAACGGTTCCGGCCTCGGCAGGCACCTTCCCGACCGACGGCCCGCTCTTCGTCGGCCTGCTCGTCGGCACGATCCTGATCGTCGGCGGCCTCACCTTCATGCCCGCCCTGGCACTCGGCCCGGTCGTCGAACACCTGGTCATGATCGCCGGCCAGACCTTCTGA